A DNA window from Andrena cerasifolii isolate SP2316 chromosome 16, iyAndCera1_principal, whole genome shotgun sequence contains the following coding sequences:
- the LOC143377501 gene encoding retinal guanylyl cyclase 2 isoform X4, producing MAGNSLCRLWSWISIVILPGCLLLSNTERAPCAVAYPSNVTENDFVPPPPAQPPETEVIVFLRERCDAEPNVTDIQDFFDRSNYDARITVIPVSLSCETKTRGLDALLRVLGQRTTKALVAALDSPMCDVTAKLVHLWNVPLFTWTCPLKDPEESEFSSIVRLSPSLPTIAKALAEMLTRLQWKSVSVIGTDREPWLSLNGALLNAFRATGVAVRYRAILPYRAPVEEIRKILRPMYNVSRRVTVLCLPATDSELTYRVLDELDNSMIVVIHTEDDDLFLPRSARTAPVSLLDSTSLNNYSASNVSRQARSGDDMSGGIERVDTREEAQQSGDEKPLFPPKSISPAILEKLLVVTPLDGRYDAEKIYEGTERYATPTLFDRLNETLNILTYDNSSINVYNNKMYTYVLLDWRVDVWKPIMITVERRGTLHTRKLSVNAVAFNKAKDADLYKCNANVDADVDVDADVDVDCAENPTDDDESAFRTAHIVSIVLGSLLLTIFAILLAILIRKKLLKKRMSKGPYKIILTTTDFVFPQVPRIDSRRQLQEFGGPEVEKPDLLQLGSVSSLRPYLRASTGNLARHNFFKDPRARYNGDLVQLKELPTLGTFELRSKSMDVLVMIHGLRHENLNPLIGCLNEPTRPCLVYEYCSRGSLEDVLMQDEIKLDWSFRLSLLTDLVRGMRYFHGTPIRVHGYLTSRNCVIDARWVLKVTDYGLPAFYEAQNIVPPTKTARDLLWSAPELLRHPNLRKRGSQAGDVYSFGIIMQEVVVRGEPFCMLALSPEDIIEKVMRPPPLIRPSVSKGAAPPEAINIMRQCWAEAADMRPHFDDVHDLFKKLNHGRKVNFVDTMFQMLEKYSNNLEELIRERTEQLDMEKKKTEQLLNRMLPSMVAEKLKLGMPVDPEEFREVTIYFSDIVGFTSISAHSTPFQVVDLLNDLYTCFDATINAYTVYKVETIGDAYMVVGGCPVRIPDHASQIAMMALDLLHQSGKFKLRHLPKTQLRLRIGLHTGPCCAGVVGLTMPRYCLFGDTVNTASRMESTGAPWRIHLSQATRDRLTQVGGYRIEYRGRTEIKGKGKMPTYWLLGKQGFDKDLPTPPPLGLNENQVIPENLTSTESAVISDDLSSNMRCSRDRTGAGREQEEEKDDDDDRGRDAEVDEDAARDEKILDPSCSPNSSAADIPKSVPPKEASDGRENDRVHPASVTRSTVGDDTQPALGASTMFSGDPTALGASTSSLTSIPSSVPLPYRPGPARHRLIPGHIDENDLSTPYNHYRCLSPNEHHGKTTGCRFLKRQFSLDRPDDTACVSFIEPQNRQQQQQNLKATPRLYKQNSAGAANDLERIEEVPSTPARLFQHYRQAASVSLSVESLTLH from the exons ATGGCCGGGAACTCTTTATGCCGGCTCTGGTCGTGGATCTCGATCGTGATCCTGCCCGGATGTTTACTTTTATCTAATACCGAACGAGCTCCGTGCGCGGTAGCCTACCCGTCCAACGTAACCGAAAACGACTTCGTTCCGCCGCCACCGGCACAACCACCAGAAACAGAAGTAATAGTTTTCCTTCGAGAGAGGTGCGACGCTGAACCGAACGTCACGGATATTCAAGATTTCTTCGATCGATCTAATTATGACGCGCGGATCACCGTAATACCCGTGTCTT TGTCGTGCGAAACAAAGACCCGGGGTCTCGATGCTTTGCTGCGCGTACTCGGCCAAAGAACAACGAAAGCTCTCGTGGCTGCTCTAGATTCCCCCATGTGCGACGTTACGGCGAAACTCGTGCATCTCTGGAATGTACCGCTATTTACGTGGACATGCCCCTTG AAAGATCCAGAGGAAAGCGAGTTTTCGTCGATCGTCAGGCTGTCGCCATCGTTGCCGACCATAGCGAAGGCTCTGGCAGAGATGTTGACGCGCTTACAGTGGAAGAGCGTGTCTGTGATAGGAACGG ATCGCGAGCCATGGTTGAGCCTCAACGGAGCGCTGTTGAACGCTTTCCGGGCCACCGGAGTTGCAGTGCGGTATCGCGCGATACTGCCGTATCGTGCTCCCGTCGAAGAGATTCGGAAAATCCTTCGGCCGATGTACAACGTTTCCCGCAGAG TTACCGTGCTGTGTCTACCCGCAACCGACAGCGAGCTAACGTATCGAGTCCTTGACGAGCTGGACAACTCGATGATCGTCGTCATTCACACGGAAGACGATGACCTGTTTCTACCTCGTTCCGCTCGGACGGCGCCCGTTTCGCTCCTGGACTCAACGTCTCTGAATAATTACTCTGCCTCGAACGTATCCCGCCAAGCTCGTTCCGGCGACGATATGTCCGGGGGGATCGAGCGGGTAGATACAAGAGAAGAAGCGCAACAGTCCGGAGACGAGAAACCACTTTTCCCGCCGAAAAGTATAAGCCCCGCTATCCTGGAGAAACTGTTGGTCGTAACGCCCCTCGATGGCAG ATACGACGCGGAGAAGATATACGAGGGTACGGAACGATACGCGACGCCGACATTGTTTGATCGTCTGAACGAGACCCTCAACATCTTGACGTACGACAATTCCAGCATAAACGTTTATAACAACAAGATGTACACGTATGTTTTATTGGACTGGCGTGTCGATGTTTGGAAGCCAATCATGATCACCGTGGAACGGCGAGGGACGCTGCATACACGGAAACTATCCGTGAACGCCGTAGCGTTCAACAAGGCAAAGGACGCTGACTTGTACAAGTGCAACGCGAACGTTGACGCTGATGTGGACGTCGATGCTGATGTCGACGTCGATTGCGCGG AGAACCCTACCGACGACGACGAATCAGCATTTCGCACTGCGCATATCGTGTCTATCGTCCTGGGATCTCTGCTATTGACCATATTCGCGATATTGCTTGCCATCTTGATCAG GAAAAAGCTGCTTAAGAAGAGAATGTCAAAGGGTCCGTACAAGATCATATTAACCACGACGGATTTCGTATTTCCTCAAGTGCCTCGAATAGATTCCAGGAGG CAACTGCAAGAGTTCGGAGGTCCCGAAGTGGAGAAACCGGATCTACTTCAACTGGGAAGTGTGTCCTCCTTGAGACCGTATCTACGAGCGAGCACAGGGAACCTAGCGCGTCATAATTTCTTTAAAGACCCGCGGGCTAGATATAAC GGTGACTTGGTGCAGCTAAAGGAATTACCGACACTGGGTACGTTCGAGCTGAGAAGCAAGTCTATGGACGTGCTGGTCATG ATCCATGGGCTGCGTCACGAAAATCTGAATCCCTTGATAGGATGTTTAAACGAACCGACGAGACCTTGCCTAGTTTACGAGTACTGCTCCAGAGGATCGTTGGAAGACGTATTGATGCAAGATGAGATCAAGCTTGACTGGTCTTTCAGATTGTCCCTGCTTACCGATCTTGTGCGG GGTATGAGGTATTTTCATGGCACACCGATACGGGTACACGGGTATCTCACTTCGAGAAACTGCGTCATCGACGCTCGTTGGGTCCTGAAAGTGACCGATTACGGGTTACCTGCTTTTTACGAGGCTCAAAACATCGTGCCTCCAACCAAGACGGCTCGAG ATCTCCTGTGGTCGGCACCCGAGTTGTTGAGGCATCCGAATCTCCGAAAGAGAGGATCGCAAGCGGGGGATGTTTACAGTTTCGGCATTATCATGCAGGAAGTGGTAGTTCGTGGAGAACCGTTTTGCATGCTTGCCTTGTCTCCGGAGG ACATCATCGAAAAAGTGATGAGGCCACCGCCGTTGATCCGACCATCCGTGAGTAAGGGCGCCGCGCCACCGGAGGCGATAAACATCATGCGACAATGTTGGGCGGAAGCCGCCGATATGAGGCCCCACTTTGATGACGTTCACGATCTTTTCAAGAAACTCAACCACGGCAG GAAGGTTAATTTCGTCGATACGATGTTTCAAATGCTAGAGAAATACTCGAATAATCTGGAAGAATTGATACGCGAGCGTACGGAACAATTGGAcatggagaagaagaagacggaACAATTATTAAACCGAATGTTACCAAG CATGGTTGCCGAAAAATTGAAGTTGGGAATGCCCGTCGATCCTGAAGAATTTCGCGAAGTGACTATATATTTTTCAGACATCGTCGGCTTCACGTCCATTTCCGCGCATTCGACTCCGTTCCAAGTGGTCGATCTCTTAAACGATCTGTACACCTGCTTCGATGCAACGATAAACGCTTACACCGTATATAAG GTAGAGACCATCGGGGATGCCTATATGGTCGTGGGTGGTTGCCCGGTAAGAATACCCGATCATGCCTCTCAGATAGCTATGATGGCTCTCGATTTACTGCACCAGAGCGGAAAGTTCAAACTGAGACACCTGCCGAAGACTCAGCTCAGACTTCGAATCGGCCTTCATACCG GTCCGTGTTGCGCCGGCGTTGTTGGCTTAACGATGCCGCGGTACTGTCTGTTCGGCGATACTGTCAATACCGCATCGAGAATGGAGTCGACCGGCGCTCCGTGGCGCATACATTTGAGTCAAGCGACGAGAGATCGACTGACACAGGTTGGTGGTTACCGAATCGAATACCGCGGACGGACCGAAATTAAAGGCAAAGGAAAAATGCCTACTTACTGGTTACTAGGGAAACAAGGTTTCGATAAGGATCTGCCAACACCGCCTCCTCTCGG GCTGAACGAGAACCAGGTTATACCGGAGAATTTAACGAGCACGGAAAGCGCCGTAATATCGGATGACCTCTCTTCGAATATGCGTTGTTCGCGCGATCGGACAGGAGCGGGCAGAGAACAAGAGGAGgagaaggacgacgacgacgacagagGCCGCGATGCTGAGGTTGATGAGGACGCCGCGCGCGATGAGAAAATCCTCGATCCGAGCTGTTCCCCGAACTCGTCGGCGGCGGACATCCCGAAATCTGTGCCGCCGAAAGAGGCAAGCGACGGAAGAGAAAACGATCGCGTCCATCCGGCTAGCGTAACGAGAAGCACCGTTGGTGATGACACCCAACCGGCCCTCGGGGCGTCCACGATGTTTAGCGGCGACCCAACAGCCCTCGGCGCGTCCACGAGCTCTCTTACGTCGATTCCAAGCTCGGTTCCGCTCCCTTATAGACCCGGCCCGGCGAGACATCGACTAATACCTGGCCACATCGATGAGAATGATTTAAGCACGCCGTACAATCATTACAGGTGTCTTTCTCCAAACGAGCACCACGGCAA AACTACGGGTTGCCGTTTCTTAAAAAGACAATTTAGCTTGGACCGTCCGGACGACACCGCTTGCGTTAGCTTTATCGAGCCGCAGAACCGCCAGCAGCAACAACAAAATCTGAAAGCCACGCCTAgactttataaacaaaacagCGCGGGGGCAGCGAACGATCTGGAACGTATCGAGGAAGTCCCCTCGACTCCGGCTCGACTCTTCCAGCATTACAGGCAAGCGGCATCGGTCTCGCTCTCCGTTGAATCCCTGACGCTTCATTGA
- the LOC143377501 gene encoding retinal guanylyl cyclase 2 isoform X3 translates to MAGNSLCRLWSWISIVILPGCLLLSNTERAPCAVAYPSNVTENDFVPPPPAQPPETEVIVFLRERCDAEPNVTDIQDFFDRSNYDARITVIPVSLSCETKTRGLDALLRVLGQRTTKALVAALDSPMCDVTAKLVHLWNVPLFTWTCPLKDPEESEFSSIVRLSPSLPTIAKALAEMLTRLQWKSVSVIGTDREPWLSLNGALLNAFRATGVAVRYRAILPYRAPVEEIRKILRPMYNVSRRVTVLCLPATDSELTYRVLDELDNSMIVVIHTEDDDLFLPRSARTAPVSLLDSTSLNNYSASNVSRQARSGDDMSGGIERVDTREEAQQSGDEKPLFPPKSISPAILEKLLVVTPLDGRYDAEKIYEGTERYATPTLFDRLNETLNILTYDNSSINVYNNKMYTYVLLDWRVDVWKPIMITVERRGTLHTRKLSVNAVAFNKAKDADLYKCNANVDADVDVDADVDVDCAENPTDDDESAFRTAHIVSIVLGSLLLTIFAILLAILIRKKLLKKRMSKGPYKIILTTTDFVFPQVPRIDSRRVDEGIETMLCCWLQQLQEFGGPEVEKPDLLQLGSVSSLRPYLRASTGNLARHNFFKDPRARYNGDLVQLKELPTLGTFELRSKSMDVLVMIHGLRHENLNPLIGCLNEPTRPCLVYEYCSRGSLEDVLMQDEIKLDWSFRLSLLTDLVRGMRYFHGTPIRVHGYLTSRNCVIDARWVLKVTDYGLPAFYEAQNIVPPTKTARDLLWSAPELLRHPNLRKRGSQAGDVYSFGIIMQEVVVRGEPFCMLALSPEDIIEKVMRPPPLIRPSVSKGAAPPEAINIMRQCWAEAADMRPHFDDVHDLFKKLNHGRKVNFVDTMFQMLEKYSNNLEELIRERTEQLDMEKKKTEQLLNRMLPSMVAEKLKLGMPVDPEEFREVTIYFSDIVGFTSISAHSTPFQVVDLLNDLYTCFDATINAYTVYKVETIGDAYMVVGGCPVRIPDHASQIAMMALDLLHQSGKFKLRHLPKTQLRLRIGLHTGPCCAGVVGLTMPRYCLFGDTVNTASRMESTGAPWRIHLSQATRDRLTQVGGYRIEYRGRTEIKGKGKMPTYWLLGKQGFDKDLPTPPPLGLNENQVIPENLTSTESAVISDDLSSNMRCSRDRTGAGREQEEEKDDDDDRGRDAEVDEDAARDEKILDPSCSPNSSAADIPKSVPPKEASDGRENDRVHPASVTRSTVGDDTQPALGASTMFSGDPTALGASTSSLTSIPSSVPLPYRPGPARHRLIPGHIDENDLSTPYNHYRCLSPNEHHGRTTGCRFLKRQFSLDRPDDTACVSFIEPQNRQQQQQNLKATPRLYKQNSAGAANDLERIEEVPSTPARLFQHYRQAASVSLSVESLTLH, encoded by the exons ATGGCCGGGAACTCTTTATGCCGGCTCTGGTCGTGGATCTCGATCGTGATCCTGCCCGGATGTTTACTTTTATCTAATACCGAACGAGCTCCGTGCGCGGTAGCCTACCCGTCCAACGTAACCGAAAACGACTTCGTTCCGCCGCCACCGGCACAACCACCAGAAACAGAAGTAATAGTTTTCCTTCGAGAGAGGTGCGACGCTGAACCGAACGTCACGGATATTCAAGATTTCTTCGATCGATCTAATTATGACGCGCGGATCACCGTAATACCCGTGTCTT TGTCGTGCGAAACAAAGACCCGGGGTCTCGATGCTTTGCTGCGCGTACTCGGCCAAAGAACAACGAAAGCTCTCGTGGCTGCTCTAGATTCCCCCATGTGCGACGTTACGGCGAAACTCGTGCATCTCTGGAATGTACCGCTATTTACGTGGACATGCCCCTTG AAAGATCCAGAGGAAAGCGAGTTTTCGTCGATCGTCAGGCTGTCGCCATCGTTGCCGACCATAGCGAAGGCTCTGGCAGAGATGTTGACGCGCTTACAGTGGAAGAGCGTGTCTGTGATAGGAACGG ATCGCGAGCCATGGTTGAGCCTCAACGGAGCGCTGTTGAACGCTTTCCGGGCCACCGGAGTTGCAGTGCGGTATCGCGCGATACTGCCGTATCGTGCTCCCGTCGAAGAGATTCGGAAAATCCTTCGGCCGATGTACAACGTTTCCCGCAGAG TTACCGTGCTGTGTCTACCCGCAACCGACAGCGAGCTAACGTATCGAGTCCTTGACGAGCTGGACAACTCGATGATCGTCGTCATTCACACGGAAGACGATGACCTGTTTCTACCTCGTTCCGCTCGGACGGCGCCCGTTTCGCTCCTGGACTCAACGTCTCTGAATAATTACTCTGCCTCGAACGTATCCCGCCAAGCTCGTTCCGGCGACGATATGTCCGGGGGGATCGAGCGGGTAGATACAAGAGAAGAAGCGCAACAGTCCGGAGACGAGAAACCACTTTTCCCGCCGAAAAGTATAAGCCCCGCTATCCTGGAGAAACTGTTGGTCGTAACGCCCCTCGATGGCAG ATACGACGCGGAGAAGATATACGAGGGTACGGAACGATACGCGACGCCGACATTGTTTGATCGTCTGAACGAGACCCTCAACATCTTGACGTACGACAATTCCAGCATAAACGTTTATAACAACAAGATGTACACGTATGTTTTATTGGACTGGCGTGTCGATGTTTGGAAGCCAATCATGATCACCGTGGAACGGCGAGGGACGCTGCATACACGGAAACTATCCGTGAACGCCGTAGCGTTCAACAAGGCAAAGGACGCTGACTTGTACAAGTGCAACGCGAACGTTGACGCTGATGTGGACGTCGATGCTGATGTCGACGTCGATTGCGCGG AGAACCCTACCGACGACGACGAATCAGCATTTCGCACTGCGCATATCGTGTCTATCGTCCTGGGATCTCTGCTATTGACCATATTCGCGATATTGCTTGCCATCTTGATCAG GAAAAAGCTGCTTAAGAAGAGAATGTCAAAGGGTCCGTACAAGATCATATTAACCACGACGGATTTCGTATTTCCTCAAGTGCCTCGAATAGATTCCAGGAGG GTGGACGAGGGTATCGAGACGATGCTCTGTTGTTGGCTACAGCAACTGCAAGAGTTCGGAGGTCCCGAAGTGGAGAAACCGGATCTACTTCAACTGGGAAGTGTGTCCTCCTTGAGACCGTATCTACGAGCGAGCACAGGGAACCTAGCGCGTCATAATTTCTTTAAAGACCCGCGGGCTAGATATAAC GGTGACTTGGTGCAGCTAAAGGAATTACCGACACTGGGTACGTTCGAGCTGAGAAGCAAGTCTATGGACGTGCTGGTCATG ATCCATGGGCTGCGTCACGAAAATCTGAATCCCTTGATAGGATGTTTAAACGAACCGACGAGACCTTGCCTAGTTTACGAGTACTGCTCCAGAGGATCGTTGGAAGACGTATTGATGCAAGATGAGATCAAGCTTGACTGGTCTTTCAGATTGTCCCTGCTTACCGATCTTGTGCGG GGTATGAGGTATTTTCATGGCACACCGATACGGGTACACGGGTATCTCACTTCGAGAAACTGCGTCATCGACGCTCGTTGGGTCCTGAAAGTGACCGATTACGGGTTACCTGCTTTTTACGAGGCTCAAAACATCGTGCCTCCAACCAAGACGGCTCGAG ATCTCCTGTGGTCGGCACCCGAGTTGTTGAGGCATCCGAATCTCCGAAAGAGAGGATCGCAAGCGGGGGATGTTTACAGTTTCGGCATTATCATGCAGGAAGTGGTAGTTCGTGGAGAACCGTTTTGCATGCTTGCCTTGTCTCCGGAGG ACATCATCGAAAAAGTGATGAGGCCACCGCCGTTGATCCGACCATCCGTGAGTAAGGGCGCCGCGCCACCGGAGGCGATAAACATCATGCGACAATGTTGGGCGGAAGCCGCCGATATGAGGCCCCACTTTGATGACGTTCACGATCTTTTCAAGAAACTCAACCACGGCAG GAAGGTTAATTTCGTCGATACGATGTTTCAAATGCTAGAGAAATACTCGAATAATCTGGAAGAATTGATACGCGAGCGTACGGAACAATTGGAcatggagaagaagaagacggaACAATTATTAAACCGAATGTTACCAAG CATGGTTGCCGAAAAATTGAAGTTGGGAATGCCCGTCGATCCTGAAGAATTTCGCGAAGTGACTATATATTTTTCAGACATCGTCGGCTTCACGTCCATTTCCGCGCATTCGACTCCGTTCCAAGTGGTCGATCTCTTAAACGATCTGTACACCTGCTTCGATGCAACGATAAACGCTTACACCGTATATAAG GTAGAGACCATCGGGGATGCCTATATGGTCGTGGGTGGTTGCCCGGTAAGAATACCCGATCATGCCTCTCAGATAGCTATGATGGCTCTCGATTTACTGCACCAGAGCGGAAAGTTCAAACTGAGACACCTGCCGAAGACTCAGCTCAGACTTCGAATCGGCCTTCATACCG GTCCGTGTTGCGCCGGCGTTGTTGGCTTAACGATGCCGCGGTACTGTCTGTTCGGCGATACTGTCAATACCGCATCGAGAATGGAGTCGACCGGCGCTCCGTGGCGCATACATTTGAGTCAAGCGACGAGAGATCGACTGACACAGGTTGGTGGTTACCGAATCGAATACCGCGGACGGACCGAAATTAAAGGCAAAGGAAAAATGCCTACTTACTGGTTACTAGGGAAACAAGGTTTCGATAAGGATCTGCCAACACCGCCTCCTCTCGG GCTGAACGAGAACCAGGTTATACCGGAGAATTTAACGAGCACGGAAAGCGCCGTAATATCGGATGACCTCTCTTCGAATATGCGTTGTTCGCGCGATCGGACAGGAGCGGGCAGAGAACAAGAGGAGgagaaggacgacgacgacgacagagGCCGCGATGCTGAGGTTGATGAGGACGCCGCGCGCGATGAGAAAATCCTCGATCCGAGCTGTTCCCCGAACTCGTCGGCGGCGGACATCCCGAAATCTGTGCCGCCGAAAGAGGCAAGCGACGGAAGAGAAAACGATCGCGTCCATCCGGCTAGCGTAACGAGAAGCACCGTTGGTGATGACACCCAACCGGCCCTCGGGGCGTCCACGATGTTTAGCGGCGACCCAACAGCCCTCGGCGCGTCCACGAGCTCTCTTACGTCGATTCCAAGCTCGGTTCCGCTCCCTTATAGACCCGGCCCGGCGAGACATCGACTAATACCTGGCCACATCGATGAGAATGATTTAAGCACGCCGTACAATCATTACAGGTGTCTTTCTCCAAACGAGCACCACG GAAGAACTACGGGTTGCCGTTTCTTAAAAAGACAATTTAGCTTGGACCGTCCGGACGACACCGCTTGCGTTAGCTTTATCGAGCCGCAGAACCGCCAGCAGCAACAACAAAATCTGAAAGCCACGCCTAgactttataaacaaaacagCGCGGGGGCAGCGAACGATCTGGAACGTATCGAGGAAGTCCCCTCGACTCCGGCTCGACTCTTCCAGCATTACAGGCAAGCGGCATCGGTCTCGCTCTCCGTTGAATCCCTGACGCTTCATTGA